Proteins encoded together in one Deinococcus hopiensis KR-140 window:
- the nirD gene encoding nitrite reductase small subunit NirD codes for MTPTLSTPTTSWVRVCAAEEILPGTGVCALVQGEQVAVFRVAGRVYALGNRDPFTGANVLSRGLTGDSGGTLKVTSPLLKHAFSLETGVCLDDPKVRVPVYAARVEGGDVWIGSAD; via the coding sequence CTTTCCACTCCGACGACTTCCTGGGTCCGCGTGTGCGCCGCCGAAGAGATCCTGCCCGGCACCGGTGTGTGCGCCCTGGTGCAGGGCGAGCAGGTGGCGGTGTTTCGCGTGGCGGGGCGCGTGTACGCCTTGGGCAACCGCGATCCCTTCACTGGGGCGAACGTCCTGTCACGCGGACTGACGGGCGACAGCGGGGGTACCCTGAAAGTCACCTCGCCGCTGCTCAAGCACGCCTTCAGCCTGGAAACGGGGGTGTGCCTGGACGATCCGAAGGTGCGCGTGCCCGTTTACGCCGCACGCGTGGAGGGAGGTGACGTATGGATTGGTTCGGCGGATTGA
- a CDS encoding uroporphyrinogen-III synthase — MDWFGGLSVLSLESRRSEEMASLIDKYGGRATVAPSMREQKLDLSAPLAQFERDLAAGNLHAVACMTGVGTRLFLRDLVARDPRHLDALKDMAFLTRGSKPMQALKSFGLTGTSVPRPHTWHEVQDQLLATLQPGQHAVLLEYGDPPPVPMLRTLHAADLQITSVPVYRCMFPQDTLPLARAVRETALGTHDLLLLSSGTQLLHFLKFAQRLRLEDEVRAAIRRMVVVSIGPACSESASDLGIRIDLEANPHKMGILVRTAAEHGPALLRSRLERARLEKAG, encoded by the coding sequence ATGGATTGGTTCGGCGGATTGAGCGTACTGAGCCTGGAGTCACGCCGCTCTGAGGAAATGGCGAGCCTGATCGACAAATACGGGGGCCGCGCCACCGTCGCGCCGAGCATGCGCGAGCAGAAGCTGGATCTCAGCGCGCCGCTTGCCCAGTTCGAGCGTGACCTGGCCGCCGGGAACCTGCACGCCGTGGCCTGCATGACGGGCGTGGGGACCCGGCTGTTCCTGCGTGATCTGGTGGCCCGCGATCCCCGGCATCTGGACGCCCTGAAAGACATGGCGTTTCTGACCCGGGGCAGCAAGCCCATGCAGGCCCTAAAAAGCTTTGGCCTGACCGGCACCAGCGTGCCGCGCCCACACACCTGGCACGAGGTGCAAGACCAGTTGCTCGCCACCCTCCAACCGGGGCAGCACGCGGTTTTGCTGGAATACGGCGATCCACCCCCCGTACCGATGCTCCGGACCCTGCACGCGGCGGACCTCCAGATCACCAGCGTGCCCGTCTACCGCTGCATGTTTCCGCAAGACACCCTGCCGCTGGCCCGCGCGGTCCGCGAGACGGCCCTGGGTACCCATGACCTCCTGCTGCTGTCGAGCGGCACCCAGCTGCTGCACTTCTTGAAGTTCGCCCAGCGCCTGCGCCTGGAAGACGAGGTGCGCGCAGCCATCCGCCGCATGGTGGTGGTCAGCATCGGGCCCGCGTGCAGCGAGAGCGCCTCGGACCTGGGCATCCGCATCGACCTGGAGGCCAATCCGCACAAGATGGGCATCCTCGTCCGCACCGCAGCGGAGCACGGCCCGGCGCTCTTGCGCTCCAGGCTGGAACGGGCCCGGCTGGAAAAGGCGGGGTAA